CCTGTGTATAAGGTCCTGTGTATAAGGTTCTGTGTATAAGGTCCTGTGTATAAGGTCCTGTGTATAAGGTTCTGTGTATAAGGTTCTGTGTATAAGGTCCTGTGTATAAGGTCCTGTGTATAAGGTCCTGTGTATAAGGTTCTGTGTATAAGGTTCTGACCTTCCTCTCGGTTCCAGCTGGAAAGTATTTGAGCGTTGGATAACCCTGCACCGTCACTTCCTCTGCGTCATTAGCTGTTGCATCCATCTTAGCTATGATGATGTTTTCATGGTCCTTGTACTTTTCCCCCAGTTTCTCCCACTCAGGGGCAAGTTCCTTACAGTGACCACACCAAGGGGCATCTGAGAGAAAGgggcaataaaacacacacacacacacacacacacacacacacacacacacacacacacacacacacacacacaaacacaccaacacacacaaacacacaaacacacacgcacatacacacacacacacacacacacacacacacacacacacacacacatacacatacacacacacacacacatacacacacacacacatatacagacacacacacacacacacacacgtacagaacaaacatttaAGAATCTACAAATACACAGATGACTTTTGAAAATGTCCAGAAGAAGATTCCAGCTTACAGAATTCCACAAAGACGTTCTTTGTCTTATCAAAGGCGACTTGTGCGAAGTTCTTTCCCACCAGAACTTTGACAGGATTCTTATCCCAGTCCTCAGGAATGTCTTCACTCTTCAAATGAGGCTGTTGTAACAAAATGTAAGAAGCTCTACGTGAAAATAACTTAGTGTTTCTCTTTATCCAACAGATAATGGAGACCATTTGGAGAAACCCAAGCCATTTACCATCTAAGGGTTTCAACATTCGACTCTGAggaaacatcacacacagtgttagtgtttatgtatgaaaaaagggaaaagttGGAGTGTTGTTGATTAATAATCTGCTGTAATTTCCACGCtggaccaccagagggcagccTCCTACATAATGTAATGACCTCATGTCCTTTGACCTTGGAATTTGTCTTGATGTCTTTTGCATGTGGATCTGTAGAAGGTATCTGGGTCCTTTTGTCCTCTGGAAATGATAAGCTGCTGAAGAACGATCCAGTTAACTGTCATTGtaaaacattatgtacattaatCAGCATGGAGACGATCATTTAAGACACAGGAACCTGCAGGTCTGTGGAAAGACTGCTGAAAGGAGAAGAATTAAAGTTCAACACAAAGCTCTAGCTCAGGCATCGTGGAGTTAAAGACGCTGAGAGAAAACACAAAAGCCGGGCTCTAAGATGTGATGTATGGAGGGAAAGTGAGAcgaagaggagaagaggatgATCTCACACGCCTGCATTAGTGTTAGtctgtattaatgcacttaCTTAGCCAGCAGGAGTCATTAGTTAACTACACTAACCACCACTTTTTAACCTGGTCGGTTAGTTTAGTTAAAGGTGAACtagaacatggtgtgtggagCTTTTAGGTGCTCCGTGTTGAAGCTGTTCCTTCTTCTGCtctgtcattgttttattaaagaGACAGTGAAGTGAATTACCGTGATTTTGCCGTCCAGCACATTCTGACAGAAGGTTTTCAGCGTGTCCTTGTTGATGGTTTCTTCTGCCATGATGAACTTCTTCAGCGTGTCAGTGTTGATGAAGCGGAGAGCCGGAACGTCACTCGCAGACAGACCGAAATAGTTCAGCACATGAGACACGTCTGTAGTGACGTCTATCTTTATGAACAGGACCTAGAATCACACAGACTCTGTACGTTACACTGGATTTACACTGTAAAGCATCACAGTGACACACGGCTGCGTGACGGAAACTTACCTTCTCTTTAAAGTCCCTGGCTACAGCGGTGTAGTCGTCCAGGAGACCACGGCTGAGCTCCATGGTGGAGTTGATGAACAGAAGAAGGTGGTTGTggattttattagaaaaaatcTTGTCTCCATTCTGTAGATGCGGAACAGACAGTAATTAGTTGTTATTTACTGAATGGGGTTTTATTGGTCTAATTTAggttaattacacacacacacacacacacacacacacacacacacacacacacacacacacacacacacacacacacctcttcattAAACTCAATAACCAGCTCAAGGCTGTTGGTCTGGATGAAGGACACCAGTTCATCCCTGTCCAGCTTGTCCTCAGATAGAGACATGTCTGCTCGCTTGTCATcaaactacaacacacacagacacaaacacataggcagacacacacacacacagacacacacacacacacaaatacacacaggcagacacacacagaacacacacacacagatacacacacacacaggcagacacacacaaacacacacacagatacacacacacagaacacacacacacacagacagatacacacacacacaggcagacacacacaaacacacacacagatacacacacacagaacacacacacacacagacagatacacacacacacaggcagacacacacaaacacagacaaacaaaagatgATTGATAAGTTTAAATGGATTGAATCTTTATAGTCAGGTAATAACTCATGAATGATTTCGTCACCTTTTTAAAAACTACGATCGAGTCCTTTTCGACGTTGTACTTTGTAAAGAGCTCTGGACTGCTTGTGATGCCAAAGGTAACGTCCACTATGTCCAGCGCAACATCATTAAACACTTGGACTTTCTCTCCTTTTAATTcctgaaagagagtgagagtgtatttgtatgtatttgtgtgtgtgtgtgtgtgtgtgtgtgtgtgtgtgtgtgtgtgtgtgtgtgtgtgtgtgtgtgtgtgtgtgtgtgtgagagagagagagagagagagacagagagagagagagagagagagtgtgtgtgtgtgtgtgtgtgtgtgtgtgtgtgtgtgtgtgtgtgtgtgtgtgagagagagagagagagagagtgtgtgtgtgtgtgtgtgtgtgtaactgggAAATGACCTGCAGTTACTTAACTGAATAAACCAGGATCATTTAGAAAGACTAAGTCATTTAGATCTTATTATATGCAgtaaatggggaaaaaatgcacTTAAAAATTCCAGTTTACTAAAAGAATTTCTACACAGAAGTCACCTTGAAGAAGCCGAGCACAACCACCTGGTGTGTGTTGATGAGCTCCTGAGCGACTCGCTCATGGTTCAGAAGAACAGCGCTTGGTCCCGTGTGCCTCTGCAGCCACTGTATGATCCTCTTCACGCTGCGCTTCCCTTTAACACATCACACAAGCTGGTGATAATCACTACGTCCTTATAAATCCTCACCTTACTATGTAATAGTTTAAACAAAGAGAGTCTCATACCTGTGAATTCTGTGGCGTTGTGTCTGCCGCCCTCCGTGAACAGTttcagtgctggaaagctgctGACCTCAAACTCTTTCGCCAGTTCCTTCTCCTCTGTGGCGTCGAGCTTGGCCAAGCGGACAGGAGACGACTGGTTCTTCAGCTGTGCTGCGGCTTCGGCGTAAACCGGCTCCAGGGCCTGGCAGTGGCGACACCAAGGTGCGTCTGTGTACCAGACAGGAAGATGAACGTGATCTGGACTCATAAATAATACTGTAACGCAGCTTCAACATATTTATGTAGAAATAAGTTCAGGCTCATCATTAATGTTGCATTttggttttaaaatgtaaaactcaGCCCAAGATCCAGCatgatgtttaatacactttcaGTTTAAATGGTTTAAAGCGTGTTAGGGAGGAGTGTTCAGGTAAATGAACAGGACAGAGCCTCTGAGACACGTGAGCTTCCTAATCTCAGGTCCGTCTGACCTCACAGCGTGGGACATGGACATCTGTGCTGCTGGACCTGCTGTAGACCTAAGATCTAAACCCTGGACTGTCTCTCACCATGTGCTTTAACAGGGAGGAGAA
This genomic window from Tachysurus fulvidraco isolate hzauxx_2018 chromosome 18, HZAU_PFXX_2.0, whole genome shotgun sequence contains:
- the LOC125139335 gene encoding protein disulfide-isomerase-like, encoding MKPAYVLIFAVLLLCSSVKPEVAEQKPAMEDKTNTETEAEKKEKTEEITEEKNVLVLHEKNFARALSENKYLLVEFYAPWCRHCQALEPVYAEAAAQLKNQSSPVRLAKLDATEEKELAKEFEVSSFPALKLFTEGGRHNATEFTGKRSVKRIIQWLQRHTGPSAVLLNHERVAQELINTHQVVVLGFFKELKGEKVQVFNDVALDIVDVTFGITSSPELFTKYNVEKDSIVVFKKFDDKRADMSLSEDKLDRDELVSFIQTNSLELVIEFNEENGDKIFSNKIHNHLLLFINSTMELSRGLLDDYTAVARDFKEKVLFIKIDVTTDVSHVLNYFGLSASDVPALRFINTDTLKKFIMAEETINKDTLKTFCQNVLDGKITPHLKSEDIPEDWDKNPVKVLVGKNFAQVAFDKTKNVFVEFYAPWCGHCKELAPEWEKLGEKYKDHENIIIAKMDATANDAEEVTVQGYPTLKYFPAGTERKVIDYNGKRDLETFVKFLDNGGELPPVFEEEEPDEDEDEDKEVPDEVSSQSTEDSENAVNGSSSSRDEL